A single window of Prochlorococcus marinus XMU1410 DNA harbors:
- a CDS encoding ABC transporter permease, whose translation MKNKIFDSLKYGLDSRRAWWYAATSRTKARFARTLLGGFWLGLSNLLSVGALGAVYGVVFKVEDINAYIVYLGIGLVSWNSLSSAISTAPNLFEQNKEQILNTSINHIFYTLEEWAFQTQTFLQSFILVIIGLSFFQPSLLINIFTVGILPLINFLFFMYWVPLVVSTLGLKYKDLYQLIPVVLQLMFLLSPILYKKETLGNLSITADLNPVFQAINFLRESLITGNLSFIKLLLMTIVNIIGLIFSMYMLKRVKKQLPFLV comes from the coding sequence ATGAAAAATAAAATTTTTGATTCTTTAAAATATGGTTTAGATAGTAGGCGTGCGTGGTGGTATGCTGCTACATCAAGAACAAAAGCAAGATTTGCCAGGACCCTTCTTGGTGGTTTTTGGCTTGGGCTTTCTAATTTATTATCTGTTGGAGCTTTAGGAGCAGTATACGGTGTAGTTTTTAAAGTTGAAGATATAAATGCCTACATAGTTTATCTTGGAATTGGTCTGGTTTCTTGGAACTCATTATCATCAGCTATTAGTACAGCTCCTAATCTTTTTGAGCAAAATAAAGAGCAGATTCTTAATACAAGCATTAATCATATTTTTTATACTTTAGAGGAATGGGCTTTTCAAACTCAGACATTTTTGCAATCTTTTATTTTAGTAATTATTGGATTAAGCTTTTTTCAACCAAGTTTATTGATAAATATATTTACAGTGGGTATCTTACCGCTAATAAACTTTTTATTTTTTATGTATTGGGTTCCATTAGTTGTCTCAACATTGGGGTTAAAATATAAAGATCTTTATCAGCTTATACCAGTTGTTCTTCAATTAATGTTTTTGTTATCTCCAATATTATATAAAAAAGAAACATTAGGAAATTTAAGCATTACCGCTGATTTAAATCCTGTTTTTCAAGCTATTAACTTTTTGCGCGAATCTTTAATAACAGGAAATTTATCATTTATAAAATTATTACTAATGACAATAGTAAATATTATTGGGTTAATATTTTCAATGTATATGCTTAAGAGAGTAAAAAAACAATTACCATTTTTAGTTTAG
- a CDS encoding ABC transporter ATP-binding protein, producing MIKLENISLQIPIFTNETRHLKKKIIKSVTGGILSRRSADVTLIDALLDINCKIDRGERIALIGHNGAGKSSFLKLVSKIYEPTKGSIVSDVNVFPMIRKGFLTNDALSGYVAAKAQYLIINKTEKGFGEFLEKVVEFSGIGDFIYLPINTYSEGMASRLLFTLLTSFQHECLALDEGFGAGDNDFYNKAEKRLDEFIKSAGTLIFASHSDKLLERYCRRGLVFSKGRIVFDGVLEDALNFYYEK from the coding sequence ATGATTAAATTAGAAAATATTTCATTACAAATTCCTATATTTACAAATGAAACAAGGCATTTAAAAAAAAAGATAATTAAGTCAGTTACTGGTGGAATTTTAAGTAGAAGATCAGCTGATGTCACACTAATAGATGCTCTTTTAGATATTAATTGCAAAATTGATAGAGGCGAAAGAATTGCTCTAATTGGGCACAACGGGGCAGGTAAATCATCTTTTCTAAAATTAGTTTCAAAAATATATGAACCAACCAAAGGTTCTATTGTTTCTGATGTGAATGTTTTCCCTATGATAAGAAAAGGTTTTTTAACAAACGATGCATTGAGCGGTTATGTGGCTGCTAAAGCGCAATATTTAATAATAAACAAAACTGAAAAAGGATTTGGTGAGTTCTTAGAAAAAGTTGTTGAATTTTCAGGTATTGGTGATTTTATTTACTTGCCAATAAATACTTATAGTGAAGGTATGGCTTCAAGGCTTCTCTTTACTTTGTTAACCTCATTTCAACATGAGTGTTTAGCTTTAGACGAAGGATTTGGTGCTGGCGATAATGATTTTTACAACAAAGCTGAAAAACGTTTAGATGAATTCATTAAAAGTGCAGGTACATTAATTTTTGCGAGTCATTCTGATAAATTGTTAGAGAGATATTGTAGAAGAGGATTGGTCTTTTCAAAAGGTCGTATAGTTTTTGATGGTGTTTTGGAAGATGCTTTGAATTTTTATTATGAAAAATAA